From one Triticum urartu cultivar G1812 chromosome 3, Tu2.1, whole genome shotgun sequence genomic stretch:
- the LOC125547346 gene encoding uncharacterized protein LOC125547346, producing the protein MSHGEGERALAVVATATETESQQVLSFSMSTALLTCHTCRLPLKSPVFKCDAVHLLCSSCRELHGEEPCGLTVVHFAFLDAFVASVIVRCDFEKYGCDAGGIVYHESAEHRRACPHAPCGCPARASDGGGCGFIGSKQKLLDHITGSDGHSRPTICIPYGQPRTLNLPVSCGWHVLVGEVDKAAAGVNRHRNLFLMSLGQHGPNISVSLLCVRANGGDPAPQFACELSVERSGRGTTHMVMMKSALMSSSSLSGGAPAPGDREYEWLRVPKEEYLSGDTVPLCIYIEKLSPVASTPTPLLAIAAPPPCSTKDTNKPATTYQSNGKKRKSASNLQ; encoded by the exons ATGAGCCATGGCGAAGGAGAGCGAGCCCTTGCGGTGGTAGCCACCGCCACGGAGACGGAATCGCAGCAGGTCCTCAGCTTTAGCATGTCCACGGCGCTGCTGACCTGCCATACCTGCCGCCTCCCCCTCAAATCCCCCGTCTTCAAG TGTGACGCCGTCCATCTCCTGTGCTCGTCCTGCCGCGAACTCCATGGAGAAGAACCCTGCGGCCTCACGGTTGTCCACTTCGCCTTTCTTGACGCCTTTGTGGCCTCCGTCATTGTGCGGTGTGACTTCGAGAAGTACGGCTGCGACGCCGGCGGCATCGTGTACCATGAGTCAGCCGAACACAGGCGCGCGTGCCCGCACGCGCCTTGCGGATGCCCGGCCAGGGCTTCGGACGGCGGGGGTTGCGGCTTCATCGGCTCCAAGCAGAAGCTGCTCGACCACATCACTGGCTCCGATGGCCACTCGCGCCCCACCATCTGCATCCCCTACGGCCAGCCTCGGACCCTGAACCTGCCGGTCTCGTGCGGCTGGCACGTCCTGGTCGGCGAGGTCGACAAAGCTGCTGCGGGCGTTAACCGGCACCGCAACCTGTTCCTGATGTCATTGGGCCAGCATGGCCCAAACATATCCGTGTCTCTGCTATGCGTTAGAGCGAATGGTGGCGACCCGGCGCCGCAGTTCGCGTGCGAGCTCTCTGTAGAGCGTTCTGGCCGCGGCACAACGCATATGGTCATGATGAAGTCGGCCCTGATGAGCAGCAGCTCCCTGTCTGGTGGCGCCCCTGCGCCCGGCGACAGAGAGTACGAGTGGTTGCGTGTGCCGAAAGAAGAGTACTTGTCGGGTGACACTGTCCCCCTATGCATCTACATCGAGAAGCTTTCTCCCGTGGCCTCCACCCCTACACCTCTTCTCGCCATTGCTGCCCCTCCTCCTTGTTCGACCAAGGACACCAACAAGCCAGCAACAACATATCAGAGCAATGGCAAGAAACGGAAATCTGCAAGCAATCTGCAGTGA